In Halomonas alkalicola, the following proteins share a genomic window:
- a CDS encoding MBL fold metallo-hydrolase, with protein MARPIVTHFFDEPTNTFSYVVQDPDSKSCAILDSVLDFDYAAGRTDTRSADEIIAFVREHGLEVEWILETHVHTDHLSAAPYLHEALGGKTGIGAKITVVQDVFGKAFNAGTEFARDGSQFDRLFEEGDTFTIGQLEGRVLHTPGHTPACLTYVIGDAAFVGDTLFMPDYGTARCDFPGGDARTLYRSIQKVLALPGETRIFLCHDYKAPDREAYQHETSVEEQRRHNVHVHEGISEEEFVKMRTERDATLDMPKLILPSVQVNMRAGHMPPAEDNGQVYLKVPINKF; from the coding sequence GTGGCCCGACCCATCGTGACCCACTTCTTCGACGAGCCCACCAACACCTTCAGCTATGTGGTGCAGGATCCCGACAGCAAGTCCTGCGCGATCCTCGATTCGGTGCTCGACTTCGACTACGCCGCCGGGCGCACCGATACCCGTTCCGCCGACGAGATCATCGCCTTCGTGCGTGAGCATGGGCTCGAGGTGGAGTGGATCCTCGAGACCCACGTCCACACCGACCACCTCTCCGCGGCGCCCTACCTGCATGAGGCGCTGGGTGGCAAGACCGGCATCGGTGCCAAGATCACCGTGGTCCAGGACGTCTTCGGCAAGGCCTTCAACGCCGGCACCGAGTTCGCCCGGGACGGCAGCCAGTTCGACCGCCTCTTCGAGGAGGGTGACACCTTCACCATCGGCCAACTGGAAGGGCGGGTGCTGCACACCCCCGGGCATACCCCGGCCTGCCTGACCTACGTGATCGGTGATGCCGCCTTCGTCGGCGACACCCTCTTCATGCCCGACTATGGCACCGCCCGCTGCGACTTCCCCGGCGGCGATGCCCGCACCCTCTACCGCTCCATCCAGAAGGTGCTGGCCCTGCCCGGCGAGACCCGCATCTTCCTGTGCCATGACTACAAGGCCCCGGATCGCGAGGCGTACCAGCACGAGACCAGTGTGGAAGAGCAGCGTCGTCACAACGTCCACGTGCACGAGGGCATCAGCGAGGAGGAGTTCGTGAAGATGCGCACCGAGCGCGATGCCACCCTCGACATGCCGAAGCTGATCCTGCCCTCGGTGCAGGTCAACATGCGCGCCGGGCACATGCCGCCCGCCGAGGACAACGGCCAGGTCTACCTCAAGGTGCCGATCAACAAGTTCTGA
- a CDS encoding MBL fold metallo-hydrolase RNA specificity domain-containing protein, with the protein MSTLTFQGAVKEVTGSRYLIEVDGNGSPKKLLLECGLHQGGSDADEANAKPFGKLAHEVDAVVLSHGHLDHAGLLPKPKLVREGFNGPIHCTRGTRDLLEIMLQDAAFIMAKDVEWENKWRKRQDKPLVEPLYELEDVERTLMLCESHPYGQPVDLPGGARLVFRDAGHILGSAIVELTIPSGGQEKRLVFSGDLGNPSSVLMKDPEKLYEADVVLMESTYGDRDHRPLDETLEEFARVLEEAHEAGGNVLIPAFAVGRTQEILYHLSVLYHEERLRQQLVFLDSPMAIKVTELYHRARKALDPEDLKVLNIAASGDTSQYLPILRMTRTVEESMAINRIHGGAIIIAGAGMCTGGRIIHHFRYNLEKPNTRLVIVGFQAAGTLGRRLVDGAERVRVLGQDLAVKAKVHTIGGFSAHAGQTDMIGWAGAFRNNPRFYLVHGEPETQEAFKAALAESGIEAEIPSYGDRIEL; encoded by the coding sequence ATGTCGACACTCACTTTCCAGGGCGCGGTGAAGGAAGTCACCGGCTCCCGCTACCTGATCGAGGTGGACGGCAACGGCAGCCCGAAGAAGCTGCTGCTGGAGTGCGGGCTGCACCAGGGGGGCAGCGACGCCGACGAGGCCAACGCCAAACCCTTCGGCAAGCTGGCTCATGAAGTGGACGCGGTGGTGCTCTCCCACGGCCACCTGGACCACGCCGGGCTGCTGCCCAAGCCCAAGCTGGTTCGCGAGGGCTTCAATGGCCCGATCCACTGCACCCGGGGCACCCGTGACCTGCTGGAGATCATGCTCCAGGATGCCGCCTTCATCATGGCCAAGGACGTGGAGTGGGAGAACAAGTGGCGCAAGCGCCAAGACAAGCCGCTGGTCGAGCCGCTCTACGAGCTTGAAGACGTGGAGCGCACCCTTATGCTGTGCGAGTCCCACCCCTACGGCCAGCCGGTGGACCTGCCCGGCGGCGCCCGCCTGGTGTTTCGCGATGCCGGCCATATCCTCGGCTCGGCCATCGTCGAGCTGACGATCCCCTCCGGCGGCCAGGAGAAACGGCTGGTCTTCTCCGGCGACCTGGGTAACCCCAGTTCGGTGCTGATGAAGGATCCCGAGAAGCTCTATGAGGCCGACGTGGTGCTGATGGAGAGCACCTACGGCGATCGTGACCACCGCCCTCTGGACGAGACCCTGGAGGAGTTCGCCCGGGTGCTGGAGGAGGCCCACGAGGCGGGCGGCAACGTGCTGATCCCCGCCTTCGCGGTAGGGCGCACTCAGGAGATCCTCTACCACCTGAGCGTGCTCTACCACGAGGAGCGCCTGCGCCAGCAGCTGGTGTTCCTCGACAGCCCCATGGCGATCAAGGTCACCGAGCTCTACCACCGGGCGCGCAAGGCGCTGGATCCCGAGGACCTCAAGGTGCTCAACATCGCCGCCAGCGGCGACACCAGCCAGTACCTGCCGATCCTGCGCATGACCCGCACCGTGGAGGAGTCCATGGCCATCAACCGCATCCACGGCGGGGCCATCATCATCGCCGGGGCCGGCATGTGCACCGGCGGGCGCATCATCCACCACTTCCGCTACAACCTGGAGAAGCCCAATACCCGCCTGGTGATCGTCGGCTTCCAGGCCGCCGGTACCCTGGGCCGTCGGCTCGTCGATGGCGCCGAGCGGGTGCGGGTGCTGGGCCAGGATCTGGCCGTAAAGGCCAAGGTGCACACCATCGGCGGCTTCTCCGCCCACGCCGGCCAGACCGACATGATCGGCTGGGCCGGGGCCTTCCGGAACAATCCGCGCTTCTATCTGGTGCACGGCGAGCCCGAGACCCAGGAGGCCTTCAAGGCCGCCCTGGCCGAGAGCGGCATCGAAGCCGAGATTCCCTCCTACGGCGACCGCATCGAGCTCTGA
- a CDS encoding SulP family inorganic anion transporter has protein sequence MNPKRYLPILQWLPGYGRATLGSDLLAAVIVTIMLIPQSLAYAMLAGLPPEVGLYASIAPLVVYAVFGTSRTLSVGPVAVVSLMTAAAIGQIAPQGTPEYLGAALVLALMSGLMLTLMGVARLGFLANFLSHPVISGFITASGLIIAASQLKHVLGVEAGGHNLLELLLGLAGSLGQVNAPTLAIGLSVLAFLYAARRWLKSALVRLGVPGRPADMLTKAAPILAVAVTTLVTWRYGLDERGVAVVGAVPAGLPPLTLPGVDSGLWSQLFVAALLISIVGFVESVSVGQTLAAKRRQRIDPDQELVGLGTSNIAASFTGGMPVTGGFARSVVNFDAGAETPAAGAFTAVGIAVAALLLTPLIAYLPIATLAATIIVAVLSLVDIPAIRRTWAYSRSDFAAMLATIAVTLVVGVESGIMAGVGLSLALHLYRTSRPHSAVVGLVPGSEHFRNVERHTVETDPRLAILRVDESLYFANARYLEDTVMALAARQPGLAHIVLACQAVNVIDASALESLEAINARLKDSGVALHLAEVKGPVMDRLQHTEFCHEMTGKVFLSTFDAWQEPRGESDGSLSRRCAELQMGATLDSPIDDSTHPHPRMH, from the coding sequence GTGAACCCCAAGCGCTACCTGCCTATCCTGCAGTGGCTGCCCGGCTACGGACGCGCCACCCTGGGCAGCGACCTGCTGGCGGCGGTGATCGTCACCATCATGCTGATCCCGCAGTCGCTGGCGTACGCCATGCTGGCCGGGCTGCCGCCGGAGGTGGGCCTCTATGCCAGCATCGCGCCGCTGGTGGTCTATGCGGTGTTCGGCACCAGCCGCACCCTCTCGGTGGGGCCGGTGGCGGTGGTCTCGCTGATGACCGCGGCGGCGATCGGGCAGATCGCCCCCCAGGGCACCCCGGAGTACCTCGGCGCGGCCCTGGTGCTGGCGCTGATGTCCGGGCTGATGCTGACCCTGATGGGGGTGGCGCGGCTGGGCTTCCTGGCCAACTTCCTGAGCCATCCGGTGATCTCCGGCTTCATCACTGCCTCGGGCCTGATCATCGCAGCGAGCCAGCTCAAGCATGTGCTGGGAGTCGAGGCCGGCGGCCATAATCTGCTCGAGCTGCTCCTTGGCCTGGCCGGCAGCCTGGGGCAGGTGAACGCCCCGACCCTGGCGATCGGGCTCTCGGTACTGGCCTTCCTCTACGCCGCCCGGCGCTGGCTCAAGTCCGCCTTGGTGCGCCTCGGCGTGCCGGGCCGGCCGGCCGACATGCTGACCAAGGCCGCGCCGATTCTCGCCGTGGCGGTGACGACCCTGGTCACCTGGCGGTATGGGCTCGACGAGCGCGGCGTGGCCGTGGTGGGGGCGGTGCCGGCGGGCCTGCCGCCGCTGACCCTGCCCGGCGTCGACAGCGGCCTGTGGAGCCAGCTGTTCGTGGCGGCGCTGCTGATCAGCATCGTCGGCTTCGTGGAGTCGGTGTCGGTGGGCCAGACCCTCGCCGCCAAGCGTCGGCAGCGCATCGACCCCGACCAGGAGCTGGTGGGGCTCGGCACCTCCAATATCGCCGCCTCCTTCACCGGGGGCATGCCGGTCACCGGCGGCTTCGCCCGTTCGGTGGTCAATTTCGATGCCGGCGCCGAGACCCCGGCGGCCGGGGCCTTCACCGCCGTGGGCATCGCCGTGGCGGCGCTGCTGCTCACCCCGCTGATCGCCTACCTGCCCATCGCCACCCTGGCGGCCACCATCATCGTGGCGGTGCTCTCCCTGGTGGACATCCCGGCCATCCGGCGCACCTGGGCCTACTCGCGCAGCGATTTCGCCGCCATGCTGGCGACCATCGCCGTGACCCTGGTCGTCGGTGTGGAGAGCGGCATCATGGCCGGGGTGGGGCTGTCGTTGGCGCTGCACCTCTACCGCACCAGCCGCCCGCACAGCGCGGTGGTGGGCCTGGTGCCGGGCAGCGAGCACTTTCGCAACGTGGAGCGCCACACGGTGGAGACCGACCCGCGCCTGGCGATCCTGCGCGTCGACGAGAGCCTCTACTTCGCCAACGCCCGCTACCTGGAAGATACCGTGATGGCGCTGGCCGCTCGCCAGCCGGGCCTGGCCCACATCGTGCTGGCCTGCCAGGCGGTCAACGTCATCGACGCCTCGGCCCTGGAGAGCCTGGAGGCGATCAACGCGCGGCTCAAGGATTCCGGCGTCGCCCTGCACCTGGCCGAGGTCAAGGGGCCGGTGATGGATCGCCTGCAGCACACCGAGTTCTGCCACGAGATGACCGGCAAGGTGTTCCTCAGCACCTTCGATGCCTGGCAGGAGCC
- a CDS encoding YgaP family membrane protein produces the protein MNIKSNVGGADKIARIVFGALLIGLALTGVIGAWGWIGVLPLATGLINFCPAYSIFGINTCKLKK, from the coding sequence ATGAACATCAAAAGCAACGTGGGCGGTGCCGACAAGATCGCGCGTATCGTCTTCGGCGCTCTGCTGATCGGCCTGGCGCTGACCGGCGTCATTGGCGCCTGGGGCTGGATCGGCGTGCTGCCGCTGGCCACCGGCCTGATCAATTTCTGTCCGGCCTACAGCATCTTCGGCATCAATACCTGCAAGCTGAAGAAGTAG
- the glyA gene encoding serine hydroxymethyltransferase, with product MFSRDMTIAGFDDVLFDAMQKEVARQEAHIELIASENYASPRVMEAQGSQLTNKYAEGYPGKRYYGGCEYVDIVEQLAIDYAKQLFGATYANVQPHSGSQANGAVFQALVKPGDTILGMSLDAGGHLTHGAKPNFSGKHYNAVQYGIDESGRIDYAEVARLAREHQPKMIIAGFSAYSQIIDWAKFREIADEVGAYLLVDMAHVAGLVAAGVYPTPLPHAHVVTTTTHKTLRGPRGGLILSAENDADIEKKLQSAVFPGGQGGPLEHVIAAKAICFKEAMDPEFKTYQQQVVKNAQAMAGVFIERGFDIVSGGTEDHLFLLSLIKQGLTGKDADAALGRAHITVNKNAVPGDPQSPFVTSGLRIGTPAVTTRGFGEGECRELAGWICDILDVMARGEDSAAIEAEVKGKVEAVCANFPVYR from the coding sequence ATGTTCAGCCGCGACATGACGATTGCCGGTTTCGATGACGTGCTGTTCGACGCGATGCAGAAGGAAGTCGCGCGCCAGGAAGCGCACATCGAGCTGATCGCCTCCGAGAACTACGCAAGCCCCCGGGTGATGGAAGCCCAGGGCAGCCAGCTCACCAACAAGTACGCGGAAGGCTATCCCGGCAAGCGCTACTACGGCGGGTGCGAGTACGTCGACATCGTCGAGCAGCTGGCCATCGACTATGCCAAGCAGCTGTTCGGCGCCACCTACGCCAACGTCCAGCCCCACTCCGGCTCCCAGGCCAACGGCGCCGTCTTCCAGGCGCTGGTCAAGCCGGGCGACACTATCCTGGGCATGAGCCTCGACGCTGGCGGCCACCTGACTCACGGCGCCAAGCCCAACTTCTCCGGCAAGCACTACAACGCCGTGCAGTACGGGATCGACGAGAGCGGCCGCATCGATTACGCGGAAGTGGCCCGGCTTGCCCGCGAGCACCAGCCGAAGATGATCATCGCCGGCTTCTCCGCCTACTCCCAGATCATCGACTGGGCGAAGTTCCGCGAGATCGCCGACGAGGTGGGCGCCTACCTGCTGGTGGACATGGCCCACGTGGCCGGCCTGGTCGCCGCCGGCGTCTATCCGACCCCGCTGCCCCACGCCCACGTGGTCACCACCACCACCCACAAGACCCTGCGCGGTCCGCGTGGCGGCCTGATCCTCTCCGCCGAGAACGATGCCGACATCGAGAAGAAGCTGCAGTCCGCGGTCTTCCCGGGCGGCCAGGGCGGCCCCCTGGAGCACGTCATCGCCGCCAAGGCGATCTGCTTCAAGGAGGCGATGGACCCCGAGTTCAAGACCTACCAGCAGCAGGTGGTGAAGAACGCCCAGGCCATGGCCGGCGTCTTCATCGAGCGCGGCTTCGACATCGTCTCCGGCGGCACCGAGGACCACCTCTTCCTGCTCTCGCTGATCAAGCAGGGCCTCACCGGCAAGGACGCGGACGCCGCCCTGGGCCGCGCCCACATCACCGTCAACAAGAACGCCGTGCCGGGCGACCCCCAGAGCCCCTTCGTCACCTCCGGCCTGCGCATCGGCACCCCGGCGGTGACCACCCGCGGCTTCGGCGAGGGCGAGTGCCGTGAGCTGGCCGGCTGGATCTGCGACATCCTCGACGTGATGGCGAGGGGCGAGGACTCCGCCGCCATCGAGGCCGAGGTGAAGGGCAAGGTCGAGGCCGTCTGCGCCAACTTCCCCGTCTATCGCTGA